The Cetobacterium sp. ZOR0034 genomic sequence GATAGCTCAGTTGGCTAGAGCACCCGGTTCATACCCGGGCGGTCGAAGGTTCGAATCCTTTTCTAGGCACCATTTAAGAGTTTTAAGCACAGATTAATCTGTGCTTTTTTTTATTCTTAATAAGATTTAATTTTTTCATTGATTCTTTTTGTAATTTCAAAAGTATTTTTATTGCAGATTAGCTCTGATATAAGGCACACAGATTTTGCACCTCTAGATAAAACTTCTTCTAAATTATGTTCTTTTATTCCACCGATAACAGTATATGGAAGAGTGATATTTGCTTCGACTTCTTCTAGAAACTTAAGTGTTAGAGGGTTTCCAGCATCTTTTTTTGTATCAGTATGGAAAATAGGTCCAACTCCAATATAATCAGCTCCATTTTTAACGGCATCTTCAGCTTCTTGTAAATTATGAGTTGAAATTCCAATTATTTTATTTTTTCCTAGAACTTTTCTAACCTCTGAAATAGGAAGATCATCTTGACCAATATGAATTCCATCTGCATCTACAAGAAGGGCAATATCAAGGTGGTCGTTAACTATAAATATGGCGTTATATTTTTGTGTTAATTCTCTAAGCTCTTTAGCTTCTTTAAAAAGTTTTTTCATATCTCTACTTTTTTCTCTATACTGTATAATCTTCGCTCCACCTTGAAGTAGTTCCTCGCAATATGTTAAAAAATTCTTATTGTTAGCACATTCAGAGTCGGTAATAGCGTAGATACCTATAGGTAATTTAAATCTGTTCATAAAAACCTCCATATATTCTTTTTTTCATAATAATATTATACTAAAATCGAAAAAAATCAAATAAAATTTTCTTTTTAAATTAAAAATGATATAATAATTCCAGAAAAAATAGGAAGGGTATGATGATGAAACGAGAGGTATTTAAGTATTCAAAATTAATGTTAGGTCTTTTATTGTGTTCGTTAGGAGTTGTTACGATTCTAAATTCTAATTTGGGATTGTCACCATGGGATGTTTTAAATCAGGGGTTAAACAAAACAATTGGTATAACTTTAGGAGAAGCGAATCTATTAGTTGGAGCTGTTGTTGTTTTTGTAAGTATATTTTTAAAACAACCAATAGGTAGTGGTACGATTATAAACTTTTTATTGGTAGGAGTTTTTATAGATATGTACATGTATTTAGATGTAGTTCCAAAAGGAGATGTGTTAATCAAAAAGATAGCGATTTTAATTATTGGAATAATGATATTCAGTTATGGATGCTATGTCTATATATCGACTGGATTGGGTTGTGGTCCAAGAGATGGTTTAATGGTAGTTTTAACAAAAAAATCGAAATATCCATTATGGAAAATAAAAACGTGTATAGAGGTTGTTGTTCTTTCGATAGGGTATATTCTAGGTGGAAGTGTCGGAATAGGAACAATAGTATCTTCGGTTTGTGTGGGACCATTGATTCAATATTTCTTTAAAATGAATAACCAAGATATAAAACTTTTAGAGCATAGAAGTGTTGTTAGAGAGTTTCAATTCTTAAAAGCAAAAGTTTTAAAATAAAAAAAAGGGCTGAATTGTCGTAAAGACATTTTAGCCCTTTAGTTTTATAATTGTTTATTTATCCAATTTAAGATATCATTGTAAACTTCATCTTTATTTATTTCATTTAAAATTTCATGTCTAGAATCTTTGTAGAGTTTAAGGGAAAGATTTTTAAATCCCAGTGATTTATAAAAATTGAAGAGTGATTTAACTCCTCTACCATATAAACCAATAGGGTCACTTTCTCCGGAAATAATAAGAATAGGAGTTTTTTTATTCACAAAATTAAAACTATTCTTTTCATACAATGTTGACAGAAAATTCAAAAAATTATAGTAAAATTTTGGGGTATAACTAAATCCACAACATGGATCTTTTAAAAAGGTATCGACCGTTTTTTTATCTCTACTAAGCCAAGAGGAACTATTTTTTTCAGAATCTTTAATTTTTGAGTTAGCTCCGAGAAAAATTATATCATTAAAAATTTTTTTAGGATTTTTTGTAAGTAAGGATATTGATTTGAAAATAATTTTCCCTAGAAAAGTTATTCCTTTTCTTTCAAAACAACTTCCCATAAAAATATAGTTAAAAGTTTTTTTAGAATAAACTTTCATATGTTTTTGTGCTATGAATGATCCCATACTATGACCTAAAATAAATATAGGAAGGGTAGGATGTAAACTTTTAATCTCCCTACTTATATTAACTTGATCGAAAACTAGTGTATCAAAAGAACCGGTAAAAAAACCAAGAGAATCATTCTCTCTAGCTTTTTCACCATGTCCTCTATGATCAGAAAGTACAACTATATAATTATTTTTGTTTAGAAATTCTGTAAACTTCAAATATCTTTTAGAGTGTTCGCTCATTCCATGAATTATTTGGATAATCCCGATAGCGGGAGCATTATTGTTATAGATTATTTGAATTTTAATCACTTCCTTTTTTAAAAATTATTTAAAAAGAGAGTATAAATAAGCTGAATAAACAGTTAAAAATAATAAACCGTGGATTCTATTTAATCTATATTTTCTCAAAACGAAAATAAATAGTAAAAGAGATGCAACAATATTTAAAATTAAATCAATAAAAGCGCCAGAACTAATATCAATAGGTGAGATTGTAGCAGAAACTCCTAAAATAAGGAATGTGTTAAATATATTAGATCCAACAACATTTCCAATAGCTATATCAGTGTTTTTCTTAAATGCTGCAATTACTGATGTTGCAAGCTCTGGAAGTGAAGTTCCTAAAGAGACAACAGTAATAGAGATTATTCTTTCTGAGATTCCAAAATTTCTAGCTAACTCAACAGCTGAATCAACTATAAATTTTCCACCAAAAACTAAAAGAACAAAACCTAAGATTGTTATGACAATAGCAATTGGTAGGGTGTAGTTTTTAACTTCCAATTCACTCTCTTCGTTGTTTGTAACAGTTAAATATGTATTGTATAAAAGAAATAGTATAAAACATCCAAGTAAAATTAAGCCATCAAACTTACTTAAAACTCCATTTTTAGATAGAACGTAAGTTAGAATCGAGGCAAAAAGTGCGATTGGAATTTCATATTTAACAGTGTTTCTAGCAACTGTTAAAGGATATATCAAAGCTGTTATCCCAAGAATAATAAGAACGTTTATGATATTGCTTCCAATAACATTTCCTAGGGTGATAGCGGATTTTCCATTCATTGCCGAGATAACATTTACAACAAGCTCTGGTGCGGATGTCCCGAATGCAACAATAGTTAAACCGATAACAATATTTGGGATGTTAAATTTTTTAGCGATTACAGAAGCTCCATCTACAAGAAAGTTTGCTCCGAAAACTAAAAATGTAACCCCCACAAGTAAAATAAGTAATGATAACATGAGTCCTCCTAAATTAAACTAAACTTTTAATCCATTTATATGAAGTTACACGAGGATATGACATCGCACATTTAACAATCTCTTCTAAACAGATTATGAAGTAAAGTGTTGTTATAGATAATCCAGGGATAAAGTGTATTGCAGCAAAAGCTAAAGGAATGCCTATAAACCAAATTCCGATCATTTCAACCGCGATTGCATAAACAACATCTCCTCCTCCTCTTAAAGTACCTATTACTTGTATAATAGCATAAAATCTTGCAGGAATAAAGAAGGCCATGGTTTTTAATACAACATTTACATTTTTAGCAGTTTCTGGAGTTATTTTAAATATCCCAACAATAGATGGAGAGATAAAATAGAAAACGAAACCTATAAAGATTCCAAGAAGGACCCCGAATT encodes the following:
- the thiE gene encoding thiamine phosphate synthase; translation: MNRFKLPIGIYAITDSECANNKNFLTYCEELLQGGAKIIQYREKSRDMKKLFKEAKELRELTQKYNAIFIVNDHLDIALLVDADGIHIGQDDLPISEVRKVLGKNKIIGISTHNLQEAEDAVKNGADYIGVGPIFHTDTKKDAGNPLTLKFLEEVEANITLPYTVIGGIKEHNLEEVLSRGAKSVCLISELICNKNTFEITKRINEKIKSY
- a CDS encoding calcium/sodium antiporter gives rise to the protein MLSLLILLVGVTFLVFGANFLVDGASVIAKKFNIPNIVIGLTIVAFGTSAPELVVNVISAMNGKSAITLGNVIGSNIINVLIILGITALIYPLTVARNTVKYEIPIALFASILTYVLSKNGVLSKFDGLILLGCFILFLLYNTYLTVTNNEESELEVKNYTLPIAIVITILGFVLLVFGGKFIVDSAVELARNFGISERIISITVVSLGTSLPELATSVIAAFKKNTDIAIGNVVGSNIFNTFLILGVSATISPIDISSGAFIDLILNIVASLLLFIFVLRKYRLNRIHGLLFLTVYSAYLYSLFK
- a CDS encoding alpha/beta fold hydrolase; its protein translation is MIKIQIIYNNNAPAIGIIQIIHGMSEHSKRYLKFTEFLNKNNYIVVLSDHRGHGEKARENDSLGFFTGSFDTLVFDQVNISREIKSLHPTLPIFILGHSMGSFIAQKHMKVYSKKTFNYIFMGSCFERKGITFLGKIIFKSISLLTKNPKKIFNDIIFLGANSKIKDSEKNSSSWLSRDKKTVDTFLKDPCCGFSYTPKFYYNFLNFLSTLYEKNSFNFVNKKTPILIISGESDPIGLYGRGVKSLFNFYKSLGFKNLSLKLYKDSRHEILNEINKDEVYNDILNWINKQL
- a CDS encoding YitT family protein, yielding MMKREVFKYSKLMLGLLLCSLGVVTILNSNLGLSPWDVLNQGLNKTIGITLGEANLLVGAVVVFVSIFLKQPIGSGTIINFLLVGVFIDMYMYLDVVPKGDVLIKKIAILIIGIMIFSYGCYVYISTGLGCGPRDGLMVVLTKKSKYPLWKIKTCIEVVVLSIGYILGGSVGIGTIVSSVCVGPLIQYFFKMNNQDIKLLEHRSVVREFQFLKAKVLK